A genome region from Candidatus Limnocylindria bacterium includes the following:
- a CDS encoding DUF2177 family protein has product MSALVATVLAMLVLDGLWLGLVARGFYRQHLGFLMADQVNWGAAGLFYTLYAIGLTVFVTMPSIDGGSVGTALWRGALFGLVAYATYDLTNQATLKGWPVIVTAVDLAWGMLLSAAVGAIATYAVLRIS; this is encoded by the coding sequence GTGAGCGCTCTCGTCGCGACCGTCCTGGCGATGCTGGTGCTCGACGGGCTCTGGCTCGGGCTCGTCGCCCGCGGCTTCTACCGGCAGCACCTCGGCTTCCTCATGGCCGATCAGGTCAACTGGGGCGCTGCCGGCCTCTTCTACACGCTCTACGCCATCGGGCTCACGGTGTTCGTGACCATGCCGAGCATCGACGGCGGATCCGTCGGCACCGCGCTCTGGCGCGGCGCGCTCTTCGGTCTCGTCGCTTACGCCACCTATGACCTCACCAACCAGGCGACCCTGAAGGGCTGGCCGGTCATCGTGACGGCCGTCGATCTCGCTTGGGGGATGCTGCTGTCCGCGGCCGTCGGCGCGATCGCGACCTACGCGGTGCTGCGGATCTCGTGA